Within Solea solea chromosome 1, fSolSol10.1, whole genome shotgun sequence, the genomic segment TTCTGATGCTTGGATGCAGGTCTTGTCAATGAGGGCTACATGTGAGTTGCTGATTAGATATTGAGTTAGTATTGAGTTGAACATTTGCagctaataaagtggccagtgagtgtgttGCACTTCCTAGAGCATGTCGACACACATGACCTGCGTGGTCTGCATTGAGGTCTGTGTCTGCTTTTTGGGTCTATAATCAGCTATATGTACTGGAGACTGCAATGATCCAATGGCAGGAAACATGgcccctttttttcctgctttataatttcttgtgatggactggcgacctgtccagggtgtacccccccCCTTCGCCCTATGTCTGCTGgcattggcaccagcgcccctccCACAACCAGCTTTATAAAgtagtagaagatgaatgaataatttCTTAGGATTCTTTTTCCTCTGTGGCAAAGTATGAAGCAGGAAAGGctagaagcagaaaaaaacgaGGGAGAGTTAGTTCAATAAAGGGTCCCCAGGTCCCTCTAAgtgtcacacatacagtacgtgcATCAAGTCATCCAGATTAGTCCCCACACATGCTACAGACcttacacacacccacactatTTGGTAGATTACGTGAACAAAAACAGCCAGCTTCCTCCACTGGTGAGAGCAAACCTTGACAATAAAAGTAAACAGCGTCCAGCAGTAGTGACTGGATTTCATGTCAGCTGTGCAAATTGAGTCTTTCacaataataaatcattaacCTTTTAGTCAGTAACCACGCTGTCCTTGCTTTGCTCTGAAAGCCACCACTGGTCAAACAAGCAGCAAATAATAATCCTTCTAATATCAATGAAATACCATTTTCAGGCAACACCATTTTGTTATGCTGCGCACCAGGGAAGTTGGAGCGCATCCTGCTCTCAGGCCAGATAACACTTGCACTTCCCACTTCTGAACGAGAAGGTGGGAAATCAAGTAGTGAGAAGACAAAAAGGACACACAGCTCCTCTTTATAAGATACCACAGTGGACACGGAGCTTTTTCCACCCAACAGATCTCTTAATGGACCAAATGTGGACTCACCGGGAGAGGCCAAGCAGGGCATGGCTTTAAGCAGTAAGTAGTGAGCTTCAGTTAATCTAGGTTTTACTCACAAAGATATTCGTGGAATACAGATAAGCTGAAGGAGCttcattgtgtgtttatgtgtttgccCAGGTCTCCTGCTTCTCTGTATGGTAGCCTCTAAGGTGTGGGATGCTGAGACCAAGCCAATAGACTTTGTGTGTAACAAAACAGCCAGGAGGGTTTTGAATATTGtggcagaaatggaaaaagCACTGGTAAGTGAAAAACCTTCCCACCACCTCTCTGTCGGTCTGTCGGGCTCTCGCCTGCGTTCATCTGTTCTCACCTGTAGTCTCccatcactctgtctctctgttgtcCACCGGTTTGTCCAACCCCTGTAACCTCTTGTCCATGTCTCCTCCTTGGCAGAGTGACTGCGCTGACATCATGACCACACCGGTTCAGCTGCCCTGCACAGAACTTCACGTAGCATCGTGGGAAAACAAATCAGTACGTTAGCGCATGTATGAAATCCACCGTTTTCTGCCACAGTGGCGCTATCACTTATTATTTCCAACTCTTGTGTTGAATAAGTTCCTCTAAAATCAGATGCTGTTGCCTTTTCTTGTCTTTCCCTGTGCGTGTGTTACTGTAGTaccaggagaggagaggagatatAGTTGCATCCTTGGGGCTTCTTCTTGAAGGTGTGAAGGTTATGGAGACGCTGAGTCAGCCAGAATGTGGTGCTCCGctactgcagagactggagaacaacatcaacaaccacCTGTTTATTCTCACACACCTTCAGCTGAGTGTGAGTAGCTGACGCTGTGCACTTAAACGTGATTTGTGGTGATTTGCAGGTCAAAGGCAGGTGTCAACGTTAAAATAACAGTAATATTGGTTAAATATTAGTatttaaatgtgcatatttcaCTGTCAAGAAGTTTCTCAGGTACACCACTGTTCAAAGAGCATTTCACATATACGACAAATATTTCgtatttaaatatttggacCCACACATGGAAGCTTGGTCAGTGTCAGACACTCTCACTCAACAACGtcacagcagaaacagaaaccttTCTTTTAGATTGCACACAATGACTGAAAACGTGTTGATTGGCTTCTCTCGAActggtttgtgtttgatttaGAGACATTATCAGTTTCCTCTGGTGAGGAAATGTGCTGGTTTCTCATAAACCTGCCGCCCACTGTTGATAGGATGGTGTTACGGTATGTTGTGTGTCCCCAAGACTTCCTTCCTCAGGACAGGAAGACGATAGCAGTGCATAGTTTCCTAGTGACACGCTTGTTCTTGAATGTTACACGGGATGAAGATGGCTGTCCTGTGTTTAGTGCTTTTCTTCCCAACGTCCGCAAATTATAATagctcattttcttttcaagaaccagtttttatttgtttttcccccacatagtgtcatgtgtcatttgtttttaaataagtgtcatttttgtgttttctctttggacCAGCAGGAGCCAGTGGTGGATCCAACATTGTCTTGTGTTCCTCTGTGGTCACAGAGTCTAAGCACAGTTCTTCAGAGATACAAACAACTGCTCTCAGGCAAACTGGAGATGTTCTTCGTTAACCTGGAAAACAGATGCTTTAACAAGTGACACTGGGTCCATCGTGTCGTTCACAAATGGGGGaataaattcaacaaaaaataCTAGTGCAAAACAGCAGAACTGATGTGGAGATTCTACTCTGCTGCTTTCAAACTCAACTCTTTGACATATGGTGATATTTAGATTCACACTCTTTTCTGAGATTTCTGCAGTGGAGCTACTTCTGGATTGAGGAAGATAAACACATCAGGAAGAAATTTGACAGCGCTTCTGAGAAGCTAAGGATTCTTTGATTTTGGTTTTAGGTCAAGAAAAGTATTACCTGCAATCTACCAATTTACCGGCAGTTTCCAAATGATTGCTTCATGTTTGAGAGTGACTCCAGCTTTATCACATGTCCAGAACAGAGTttataatttatgtttttggatttgtttaTCCCTGGAATAGTGGTGCAAAGGTACAGGCAGTTACAAAGGTAGACAGACACGGCacttaagataaaataaatataaatgctaCTTAGGAATGACACTTGGACAAGAAATGGAGAAGAAAATATTGCTATACCCTGATGAGGTTGTTAATGTATTGAgcagcttgttgtttttttttgcacttgtcGATCTATGACTGGTAATATTTTTACTTCTAAAGTTATGAGATGTTCTaaacatatgttttttttttcatagtttGTGAATATCTGTTTGTAAATGCAAAGGTTTTGAATCTAAGGACAgttgttgtatttgtatatttcaTCAAAACTGTTGGATGTCCATTATATTCATGTCTATTCATTCAGTTTGCTggcatattaaaacaaacaaacaaacaaaaaaaaacaatctacaAAACTACTATATTACCTATTTTCATGTGTTGGTAAACAAGAGAATTCAAGTATTCATTAAACTTACTCAgcaactgcttgttaatgcaaatatctatcTATTCTAATCTAATAATATCAAATATGTAATGACAATCGCATGGCAGCTCGATGTATTGAGGAATGTAGACATGGTCAGAGGGACCTGCTGAATTCCAAAGAAAGATGATTTAGAAGACTTTATTTAgaagactttatttatttcagacaTTTCTGATAAACTGGGATttttcatgcacacacaatATCTAGGTTTTACAGAGAACAGGctaaaaaaaggggaaatatCAAGTGAACGGCAATTCT encodes:
- the thpo gene encoding thrombopoietin, whose amino-acid sequence is MALSSLLLLCMVASKVWDAETKPIDFVCNKTARRVLNIVAEMEKALSDCADIMTTPVQLPCTELHVASWENKSYQERRGDIVASLGLLLEGVKVMETLSQPECGAPLLQRLENNINNHLFILTHLQLSEPVVDPTLSCVPLWSQSLSTVLQRYKQLLSGKLEMFFVNLENRCFNK